A stretch of the Bacteroidota bacterium genome encodes the following:
- a CDS encoding NTP transferase domain-containing protein has product MELTYAQQVYQGVEEFSSELDYSQNEVAIILAAGHGKRIKSQTSKMLHTIWGIPTVERVYNACNNEFSSMNTVLVVGIKALDVLAVFGKRDKVSFAYQEFQNGTGHAVQVGLEKVDKNRFSGVVYVFPGDMGLIDNDTVSMFRKAFKDSGADMMVLTGMYEGNIEANQYGRIVRVKSTDIDGQPAGKDENKVIEIMEHKDILALSDHVHYVTEYNGRRYAYSKHELIENREYNSGVYAFDHKKLIEQVENISSQNAQNEIYITDLIALFNKAGYSVDAVSPKNEYVVMGFNDKSVLKEMKQLYKKIVYNKLKNIIEIQDPDDFFIDEGVVRDLINLDKEGIPLDIKIGKGAHIGKGVKLNYGVEIKKNVYIKGNVVFGKNVKIAENCHLSTFPHQTFTIGDGVSISWGDIIKGSIIIGENSVIESSVNMTGSDDYPLILGKNVLIKGTSYIFGSIIEDDVHVEHSVIIRKRIIRQVRKDGSVQKVMFYLPMPSGLDVIEEL; this is encoded by the coding sequence ATGGAACTGACATACGCACAACAAGTTTATCAGGGGGTTGAAGAATTTAGTTCTGAACTCGATTATTCACAAAATGAAGTGGCAATTATACTTGCCGCCGGGCATGGGAAAAGAATTAAATCGCAAACCTCAAAAATGCTTCATACAATTTGGGGTATCCCAACTGTGGAGAGGGTGTACAATGCCTGCAACAACGAGTTTTCGTCAATGAATACTGTGCTCGTGGTTGGGATAAAAGCATTGGATGTACTTGCCGTTTTTGGTAAAAGAGACAAGGTAAGTTTTGCTTATCAGGAATTTCAGAACGGTACAGGTCATGCTGTGCAGGTCGGACTGGAAAAAGTGGACAAAAACAGGTTCTCTGGTGTGGTTTATGTTTTCCCCGGTGACATGGGGTTGATAGACAATGACACAGTCTCAATGTTTAGAAAGGCATTTAAGGACTCGGGTGCTGATATGATGGTACTGACAGGCATGTATGAGGGAAATATTGAAGCCAATCAGTATGGAAGAATAGTGCGTGTGAAGTCAACGGACATCGACGGACAACCTGCGGGCAAGGACGAGAATAAAGTAATCGAGATTATGGAGCACAAAGATATTCTCGCTCTTAGCGATCATGTTCACTATGTTACCGAATACAACGGAAGACGATACGCCTACTCGAAGCATGAACTTATTGAAAATCGTGAATACAATTCGGGTGTCTATGCTTTTGACCATAAAAAACTGATTGAGCAGGTGGAGAATATCTCGAGTCAGAACGCTCAAAATGAAATCTACATTACCGATTTGATTGCCCTTTTCAACAAAGCCGGTTACTCGGTCGATGCTGTCAGCCCTAAAAACGAGTATGTGGTTATGGGCTTTAACGACAAATCAGTTCTGAAGGAAATGAAGCAGTTGTATAAAAAAATTGTGTACAACAAACTTAAAAACATCATCGAAATTCAGGATCCCGACGATTTCTTCATAGATGAAGGGGTGGTAAGAGATCTGATAAATCTCGACAAAGAGGGAATTCCCCTGGATATCAAGATAGGGAAGGGAGCCCACATCGGGAAGGGTGTGAAACTCAATTATGGTGTCGAAATCAAAAAGAATGTGTATATCAAAGGAAATGTTGTATTCGGTAAAAATGTAAAAATTGCCGAAAACTGTCATTTGTCAACATTTCCACACCAGACATTTACGATTGGTGACGGGGTATCAATTTCCTGGGGAGATATCATTAAAGGAAGCATTATAATTGGTGAAAATTCTGTCATTGAATCGAGCGTGAATATGACGGGAAGTGATGACTATCCACTGATTCTCGGGAAAAATGTCCTTATTAAAGGAACAAGTTACATTTTCGGTTCGATTATAGAGGATGATGTACATGTTGAGCACAGTGTGATAATCCGAAAAAGGATCATCAGACAGGTAAGGAAAGACGGATCGGTACAAAAAGTTATGTTCTATCTGCCTATGCCCTCCGGACTCGATGTTATTGAAGAGTTATAG
- a CDS encoding class II aldolase/adducin family protein, producing MQEVEELLHYSRLSWERGFLAATDGNLSVRLANGNILITGSSVCKGEITAGDLVEIDADGKKVSGGRKVSTEYKLHLHIYQNRSDVNAVVHTHPVSALVCASSNISLDKPLFPEVILTLGRIPTCRYAAPSTDGLHRALDPFLEYATVFLLENHGAVATGRNLKEAFYRTDKLEHTAKVVLEATKTGGIKPLLRHQIDELYAIAGKSYGISLHQKNRF from the coding sequence ATGCAGGAAGTAGAAGAACTTCTTCACTACTCAAGATTGTCCTGGGAAAGGGGTTTTCTGGCTGCAACTGACGGGAATTTGTCTGTCAGGCTTGCGAACGGAAACATCCTGATAACAGGTTCCTCCGTTTGCAAAGGCGAGATAACTGCAGGCGATTTAGTGGAAATTGACGCTGACGGGAAAAAAGTTTCCGGAGGCAGAAAGGTCAGTACAGAATATAAACTGCACCTGCATATCTATCAGAACAGAAGTGATGTAAATGCAGTGGTGCATACGCATCCTGTCTCTGCACTTGTTTGTGCATCTTCAAATATTTCCCTGGATAAGCCTCTTTTCCCCGAAGTTATTCTTACACTCGGGCGTATCCCGACATGCAGATATGCTGCTCCTTCAACGGACGGACTTCACCGCGCTCTCGATCCTTTTCTCGAATATGCAACGGTTTTTCTGCTTGAAAATCATGGTGCGGTTGCCACGGGCAGGAATTTGAAAGAGGCATTTTACAGAACCGACAAACTTGAGCATACTGCAAAGGTCGTGCTTGAAGCAACAAAAACAGGGGGAATAAAACCTCTGCTTAGGCATCAAATTGATGAACTGTATGCGATTGCCGGAAAAAGCTACGGCATCAGCCTGCATCAAAAAAACAGATTTTAG
- a CDS encoding Gfo/Idh/MocA family oxidoreductase, whose protein sequence is MLNIASSIRRQKMMWGIAGLGNFAETGFMPAFNLLRRAKLLSVYSGDIHRAKSFADKFGAANHFDNFDAFLASGIDAVYIAGANSTHFLQAKKALLAGIFVLCEKPVTNTAEEAAELHRLAQETGRIFTINYTYRYHPFIVKAKDLLDNHKLGRILSIQADFNVDLVPGSNFRYERAQAGGGALRDLGTHMIDTFRFLLGDISEISGYLDNLVYKADVEDFATAIVKFENGSFGNFTVSYAAKKGINSLKITGHKGSIRIDNLIGMRYSSSKLMISLEGEAQKVFRKRANKLYRLLRDVNTSFLKKVQPPITSLDGLVNMQLMEALERKCRK, encoded by the coding sequence ATGCTTAATATAGCTTCCTCTATCAGAAGACAAAAAATGATGTGGGGCATCGCCGGTCTTGGGAACTTCGCTGAGACGGGGTTTATGCCCGCGTTCAACCTTTTGAGGAGGGCAAAACTTCTTTCGGTCTACAGTGGAGACATCCACCGGGCTAAATCATTTGCAGACAAATTTGGTGCAGCCAACCATTTTGATAATTTTGATGCATTTCTTGCATCAGGAATTGACGCGGTTTACATAGCAGGCGCCAACTCGACTCACTTTTTGCAGGCAAAAAAGGCTCTTCTTGCCGGAATTTTTGTGCTGTGTGAAAAGCCTGTAACGAACACCGCCGAGGAAGCCGCTGAGTTGCACAGACTCGCCCAGGAGACCGGCAGAATCTTTACCATCAACTACACCTACAGGTACCACCCCTTTATAGTAAAGGCAAAGGACCTGCTGGATAATCACAAACTTGGCAGAATCTTAAGCATTCAGGCTGATTTTAATGTCGACCTCGTACCCGGTTCAAATTTCAGGTATGAGCGGGCGCAGGCAGGGGGAGGTGCGCTTCGGGACCTCGGAACCCACATGATAGATACCTTCCGGTTTTTACTCGGAGATATTTCTGAAATTTCCGGATATCTCGACAACCTCGTTTATAAAGCCGATGTTGAAGATTTCGCAACTGCCATTGTAAAATTCGAGAACGGCAGTTTTGGTAATTTTACAGTCTCCTACGCAGCAAAAAAGGGAATAAACTCCCTTAAAATAACCGGTCACAAAGGCTCTATTCGCATAGATAATCTGATCGGGATGCGCTACAGCTCTTCAAAACTTATGATAAGCCTTGAAGGAGAAGCTCAGAAAGTCTTCCGAAAAAGAGCAAACAAACTCTACCGTCTGTTGCGTGATGTGAATACATCGTTTCTTAAAAAAGTACAACCACCAATCACCTCACTTGACGGGCTTGTGAACATGCAGCTCATGGAAGCTCTGGAAAGAAAATGCAGGAAGTAG
- a CDS encoding septum formation initiator family protein — translation MTETKKPRLFLWFSILTVGLIATYIIFNANGFFRHSELKQQIKDLGMELDTLRRQNKGLRDQIDSLQKQYDAKIEQVAREKHNMKKENEKVIKVEKK, via the coding sequence ATGACAGAGACGAAGAAGCCACGGCTGTTTCTCTGGTTTTCAATTCTAACGGTTGGATTGATTGCGACATATATCATTTTCAATGCCAATGGATTCTTCAGACACAGTGAATTAAAACAACAGATTAAAGACCTTGGCATGGAGCTTGACACTCTTCGCCGTCAGAATAAAGGGCTTCGGGATCAAATCGATTCGCTGCAAAAGCAGTATGATGCCAAAATTGAGCAGGTGGCAAGGGAAAAGCACAACATGAAAAAAGAGAATGAAAAAGTCATCAAGGTTGAGAAAAAATGA
- a CDS encoding ArsC family transcriptional regulator has translation MNIIIIGTKKCRETQKAERYFKERRVPFHFRDLNEKGLSKGELENITAVLDIEEVFDENSDRYKKLNMQYMVFDKFTKLLDDSLLLKTPVVRNGKKCTVGYEPETWKKWIEESK, from the coding sequence ATGAACATTATTATAATTGGTACAAAAAAATGTCGTGAGACACAGAAGGCAGAAAGATATTTTAAGGAAAGGCGGGTACCCTTTCATTTTAGAGATTTGAATGAAAAAGGGCTGTCAAAAGGAGAACTGGAAAACATCACAGCAGTTCTTGATATTGAGGAAGTCTTTGATGAAAATTCCGACCGTTATAAAAAGCTGAACATGCAGTATATGGTCTTTGATAAATTCACAAAATTATTGGATGATTCTCTTCTTCTGAAAACTCCGGTTGTGAGGAACGGTAAAAAATGTACCGTCGGTTATGAACCGGAAACATGGAAGAAGTGGATCGAGGAAAGCAAGTAA
- a CDS encoding D-alanine--D-alanine ligase: MKTKNETKVVLLAGGASSEREVSKSSSSGIYKALLANGYKVTVIDPALGTNQYSEAEKYFLPDDGRQVSFLNYIPSVSLPVFDDADLVFIGLHGRWGEDGQIQSLLQLRGLKYTGPGVLSCALAMNKGKAKIIFNNSGVIVPKGFNVFKESFDYKIDKDWVIKDFGFPVIVKPNDEGSTFGLTLVESEDQLEEAFRFAFDYSENVLIEEYIPGRELTVGVLDGVALPVLEIRPKHGLYDYECKYTSGMSEYLVPAPIDDDLAAFIQEQTLLAYHSIGCKGYARVDFRLSPENRPYCLEVNSLPGMTATSLLPKMAKEKGISYEELVDKIVRISL; the protein is encoded by the coding sequence ATGAAGACAAAAAACGAAACAAAAGTGGTTTTACTCGCCGGCGGGGCATCTTCCGAAAGAGAAGTCTCTAAAAGTTCATCCTCCGGCATCTACAAGGCTCTCCTCGCAAATGGATATAAAGTAACGGTTATTGATCCGGCTCTCGGAACCAACCAGTACAGTGAAGCCGAAAAGTACTTTTTACCCGATGATGGCAGGCAGGTATCTTTCCTTAATTATATCCCTTCTGTCAGTCTGCCTGTCTTTGATGATGCCGATCTTGTTTTTATCGGTCTGCACGGCAGGTGGGGTGAAGACGGACAAATTCAGTCACTGCTTCAGTTAAGAGGATTAAAATATACAGGACCCGGAGTACTTTCCTGCGCACTGGCAATGAACAAGGGGAAGGCAAAAATCATTTTCAACAACAGTGGTGTCATAGTTCCAAAAGGTTTTAATGTTTTCAAGGAGAGTTTCGATTATAAAATTGACAAAGACTGGGTGATCAAAGATTTCGGTTTTCCCGTCATTGTCAAACCAAACGATGAAGGATCCACTTTCGGATTGACACTGGTTGAAAGCGAAGATCAACTTGAGGAAGCATTCAGATTTGCTTTTGATTATTCGGAAAATGTTTTGATAGAAGAGTATATCCCCGGAAGGGAGCTCACCGTGGGAGTCCTTGACGGAGTCGCACTTCCTGTTCTCGAGATCAGGCCGAAACATGGTCTCTACGATTACGAGTGTAAATACACATCGGGAATGAGTGAATATCTTGTTCCTGCTCCGATTGACGATGATCTCGCTGCATTTATACAGGAACAGACACTTCTTGCCTATCATTCAATCGGGTGTAAAGGATACGCGCGAGTTGATTTCCGCCTTTCTCCGGAAAACAGACCTTATTGTTTGGAAGTCAATTCTCTCCCGGGAATGACAGCTACAAGTCTCCTCCCAAAGATGGCTAAAGAGAAAGGGATCAGTTATGAAGAACTCGTTGACAAAATTGTAAGGATCTCCCTCTGA
- a CDS encoding replication-associated recombination protein A — translation MTLNESFVPLAERCRPLKLDDFKGQEHLLAKGKPLRNMIESGFISSFLLWGPPGTGKTTIAKIIAHSTGSKFHQINAVSSGVKEVREIIAKALEEKTKGFKTILFIDEIHRFNKGQQDALLGSVEQGTITLIGATTENPSFEVIPALRSRMRIFKLNELAEQDITGIIKGALTNDPVLSMAKVDFDDIAFDYLYLVSGGDARSALNIVEAIVLSSPEAAKVTIGQAEIENVIQKKNIIYDKAGEEHYNIISAFIKSIRGSDPDAAVYWMARMLAGGEDPLFIARRMIILASEDIGNASPNALLLAEATFSAVDKIGMPEARIILSQCATYLASSPKSNASYQAIDKALADVEKEPLHAVPLHLRNAPTGYMKNIGYGANYRYPHSYPGHFLQEEYLPKELKGRQYYLPSENGSEKTIKERLAAIWKGFKKY, via the coding sequence ATGACTCTTAATGAAAGTTTTGTTCCCCTCGCCGAAAGATGCAGACCTCTCAAACTTGACGATTTTAAGGGGCAGGAACACCTCCTTGCAAAAGGAAAACCCCTGCGTAATATGATTGAGTCGGGGTTTATTTCCTCCTTTCTCCTTTGGGGTCCACCCGGTACGGGCAAAACAACCATAGCCAAGATTATTGCACATTCCACGGGTTCTAAATTTCATCAAATTAATGCCGTTTCTTCAGGCGTCAAGGAAGTAAGAGAGATTATTGCCAAGGCTCTCGAAGAGAAAACAAAAGGATTTAAGACAATTCTTTTTATCGATGAAATCCACAGGTTCAACAAAGGGCAGCAGGATGCGTTGCTCGGTTCTGTGGAACAGGGAACAATTACTCTTATTGGCGCCACTACCGAAAATCCTTCCTTTGAAGTAATCCCGGCTCTAAGATCGAGGATGAGAATTTTCAAACTGAATGAGCTTGCGGAGCAGGACATTACGGGGATAATAAAGGGGGCTTTGACGAATGACCCGGTACTCTCGATGGCAAAAGTCGATTTTGATGATATTGCATTCGACTATCTTTACCTTGTTTCAGGAGGTGATGCCCGGTCTGCTTTGAATATCGTTGAAGCGATTGTGTTGTCGAGTCCTGAAGCTGCGAAAGTAACGATTGGTCAGGCTGAAATTGAGAATGTCATCCAGAAAAAGAACATTATTTACGACAAAGCGGGTGAAGAACATTATAACATCATCTCTGCATTCATAAAAAGTATCAGAGGAAGTGATCCCGATGCCGCTGTTTACTGGATGGCAAGAATGCTTGCCGGAGGTGAAGACCCTCTTTTTATCGCGAGAAGAATGATAATCCTGGCATCTGAAGATATCGGAAACGCCTCGCCCAATGCCCTTTTGCTCGCTGAGGCAACTTTTTCTGCTGTTGATAAAATCGGGATGCCCGAGGCACGGATAATTCTGTCTCAATGTGCCACTTACCTTGCATCTTCTCCTAAAAGTAATGCATCTTATCAGGCAATCGACAAGGCACTCGCCGATGTTGAGAAGGAACCACTCCATGCAGTTCCACTTCATCTGCGAAATGCACCCACCGGTTACATGAAAAATATCGGTTACGGCGCAAACTACCGATATCCACACAGCTATCCCGGTCATTTTTTACAGGAGGAGTATCTCCCAAAAGAATTGAAAGGGCGGCAGTATTATCTTCCTTCAGAAAACGGCAGCGAAAAAACCATCAAGGAAAGACTTGCAGCTATTTGGAAGGGTTTCAAGAAGTATTAG